One window of the Sphaerochaeta associata genome contains the following:
- a CDS encoding IMP dehydrogenase translates to MAYFFDEPSRTFSEYLLVPGYSDTNCIPSNVSLRTALVKYPEGEQPSLSLNIPLVSAIMQSVSGELMAKALAREGGLSFIYSSQSIEDQSAMVARVKAFKAGFVPSDSNLRPTQTLKDLIALKHAKGHSTIAITDDGSANGILLGVVSSRDWRPSRMSEDTPISSFMTPFERLVYAREGVTLSEANDIIWEHKLNSLPIVDASNRLRFFVFRKDYDSHKENPNELLDKHKRYIVGAGINTRDYQNRVPALIKSGADVLCIDSSEGFSEWQKRTLSWIKDQYGESVKVGAGNVVDKEGFLFLAESGADFVKVGIGGGSICITRETKGIGRGQATALIEVAQARDEYFKKTGIYVPICSDGGIVHDYHMTLALAMGADFLMLGRYFARFDESPTEKVNVKGSYMKEYWGEGSARARNWQRYDLGGDGKLSFVEGVDSYVPYAGPLKDNVQLSLSKITSTMCNCGALSIAELQQKAKLTLVSSTSIIEGGAHDVLLKDSNDIPKK, encoded by the coding sequence ATGGCCTACTTTTTTGACGAACCATCCAGAACCTTCAGTGAATATCTGCTTGTGCCGGGATATTCGGATACCAATTGCATTCCATCCAATGTTTCGCTGCGGACCGCTTTGGTTAAATACCCCGAAGGTGAACAACCGTCACTGAGTTTGAACATCCCCTTGGTCAGCGCCATCATGCAATCGGTAAGCGGCGAGCTCATGGCCAAAGCCTTGGCCAGGGAAGGCGGGCTGAGCTTCATCTACTCAAGTCAAAGCATAGAAGACCAAAGCGCCATGGTGGCAAGAGTGAAAGCGTTCAAAGCGGGTTTTGTTCCTTCCGATTCAAATCTCAGGCCCACCCAGACCCTCAAGGACCTTATAGCCTTGAAACATGCAAAAGGACACTCAACGATTGCCATTACCGATGACGGCAGTGCAAACGGTATACTGCTTGGAGTTGTTTCTTCCCGTGATTGGCGGCCGAGCAGGATGAGTGAGGATACTCCGATTTCCTCCTTCATGACCCCCTTTGAACGGTTGGTCTATGCTCGTGAGGGGGTGACGCTTTCCGAAGCCAATGACATCATCTGGGAGCACAAGCTGAACAGTCTGCCGATTGTAGACGCCTCCAATCGATTGCGATTTTTTGTATTCCGCAAGGACTACGACAGTCATAAGGAAAACCCGAATGAACTGCTTGACAAGCATAAGCGCTATATCGTCGGTGCAGGCATCAACACCCGCGATTATCAAAACAGGGTTCCCGCCCTGATAAAGAGCGGAGCCGACGTATTGTGCATCGACTCCTCGGAGGGTTTTTCCGAGTGGCAGAAACGTACGCTTTCCTGGATCAAGGACCAATATGGGGAATCGGTCAAGGTAGGGGCGGGCAATGTAGTCGACAAGGAGGGCTTTCTCTTTCTGGCAGAGAGCGGAGCCGATTTCGTAAAGGTCGGTATCGGCGGAGGCTCGATATGCATCACCCGCGAAACAAAAGGAATCGGTCGTGGACAGGCAACCGCTCTGATCGAGGTCGCTCAGGCCCGTGACGAGTATTTTAAGAAAACCGGCATCTATGTCCCGATATGCAGTGACGGGGGGATCGTGCACGATTACCACATGACCCTTGCCTTGGCGATGGGAGCCGATTTTTTAATGCTCGGCCGCTATTTCGCCCGCTTCGATGAAAGCCCGACCGAAAAGGTGAATGTGAAGGGCTCCTACATGAAGGAGTACTGGGGCGAGGGTTCTGCAAGGGCAAGGAACTGGCAACGGTACGACTTGGGAGGAGACGGAAAACTGAGCTTCGTCGAGGGTGTTGACTCCTATGTCCCGTACGCCGGTCCGTTGAAAGACAATGTGCAGCTTTCGTTGAGCAAAATCACCTCAACGATGTGCAACTGTGGTGCCTTGAGCATCGCCGAGCTGCAACAAAAGGCAAAACTCACGTTGGTTTCTTCCACCTCGATCATTGAAGGCGGGGCGCATGATGTCCTACTCAAGGACTCCAACGATATTCCAAAAAAGTAA
- a CDS encoding LacI family DNA-binding transcriptional regulator, with amino-acid sequence MLGYHQLNKDGMAMEENVTMTKRPTIKDIARESGYSKTAVSFAFNDPSRISEKACQQILETAEKLGYIPDPMARNFSLRRHLSIGFLLPQMVQFSLQNPYTLQVIFGIGNVCEKYGYTLTLIPPLHKSITEAVRSAAVDGLITMGMQVEMEIVSVMQTRLLPYVTIDGTPDAQMPSVNIDDEQACFEIMRLVLEAGHRDIVLVSLSEDAFASPAKDQSVPNKRMRGYRRAMAEVGLELQKSQVLVSECTMEDGIRIGKEILARKIRPTCVVAMSDIVAIGCILACKQAGLGIPDDMSVVGFDNIDESSCIMPQLTTVDQPAKEKGRLAAEALFRMINKETLESVHMEIPYRIIRRESLKSR; translated from the coding sequence GTGCTAGGATACCATCAGCTGAACAAGGACGGGATGGCTATGGAAGAGAACGTGACAATGACCAAGCGACCGACGATCAAGGATATCGCCCGTGAGAGCGGGTACTCGAAGACGGCGGTCTCTTTCGCGTTCAACGACCCTTCCAGGATCAGTGAAAAGGCATGCCAACAAATTTTGGAAACTGCCGAGAAGCTGGGATATATTCCCGACCCGATGGCCAGGAACTTTTCACTGCGCCGCCATTTGAGCATCGGATTCCTGTTGCCCCAGATGGTTCAGTTTTCACTGCAGAATCCCTATACCCTGCAAGTCATATTCGGTATCGGCAATGTCTGCGAGAAGTACGGCTACACACTCACCCTCATCCCTCCCTTGCATAAGAGCATCACCGAGGCAGTGCGCAGTGCAGCGGTGGACGGACTTATCACCATGGGCATGCAGGTTGAAATGGAGATTGTTTCGGTGATGCAGACACGCCTGCTCCCGTATGTAACCATAGACGGAACTCCCGATGCACAGATGCCCAGTGTGAACATCGATGACGAGCAGGCCTGCTTTGAGATCATGCGCCTTGTCTTGGAGGCGGGACACAGGGATATCGTTCTTGTAAGCCTTTCAGAGGATGCCTTTGCATCACCTGCGAAAGATCAAAGCGTACCTAATAAACGCATGCGCGGTTACCGCAGGGCCATGGCCGAAGTCGGCCTTGAGCTGCAGAAATCGCAGGTGTTGGTCAGTGAATGCACCATGGAGGATGGGATCAGGATTGGTAAAGAAATCCTTGCCCGCAAGATACGACCGACCTGCGTGGTGGCAATGAGTGACATTGTGGCAATCGGTTGCATTCTTGCATGCAAACAGGCAGGGCTCGGTATTCCCGACGACATGTCGGTTGTAGGGTTCGACAACATCGATGAAAGCTCGTGCATCATGCCCCAACTGACGACCGTCGACCAACCCGCAAAAGAGAAAGGACGCCTTGCCGCAGAGGCCTTGTTTAGAATGATCAACAAGGAAACCTTGGAAAGCGTCCATATGGAGATTCCCTACCGTATCATCCGGCGGGAATCGCTGAAGAGCCGATAA
- a CDS encoding EAL domain-containing protein: MKEVQRKVNEGGAFLSINNLPGGVGVYELGDTIKATYLSRGLAKLLGYSSAEYHIYTELHLLDAVHPQDRKRIGSLFSRIKKSHREIDTEFRIKTEGEHWIRLLGRFARFHGQFPVYYFVASDTTEAHQSSVLLEQQNTRLHFAFTHSTLEMWEYHAATDRVTTLSRSILGGHPPIHISDPATYVLKQELIHPSFEQTLKQDFEDLERGIAPDSILRVKNKHGLYRYLRCSYSFLKDNEGNNSSAIGVFQDVHDEIETRLQVLGKNKAFFAAFNLESGRPVLADSATRKIMQGRTNLYEVFEQVLKTSVEPSYFHLFSEISDAETLQKFLLSGHKEFSTEARMQHPSYPEKGYPWVRFTLSIATSTAQAIGYISIQDIDVDTMRQQQLIERSQRDSLTGLFNRSSLEEMITDRLENQDSVGAFYLIDIDVFKQINDTYGHDRGDKVLKQIAEILLLHFPSEAIFGRLGGDEFVVYLPDSHGEVYSHSLGASFCNAVARNTALEIACTCSVGICYKKEEAIGFGQLYQNADLALYRAKEQGRNQCVLYDMSMDAAKPFTWTNHEWILDNLPDTIALSDAATCEMLFLNKAGRQRFAPMGGYLGKPCYEVLFDRQGICPNCMTHDLNYDSYRLWVSTSDDGTSMLHKEKLVQFHDRPAKLTVLVDQVKQAQDISSLNFHGLQPQRTDLPAYLASLHYGGESWDYDIECDVLTILRVEKQKPMNFQFPLFLKQGGFVSCMHETDALLVRDALKAKVLDGNGEPIIVKLRTDETSRQYIPCMLTCLYAVDDQKRVRRIGGQIIEFAEYGFSCRKPVMPSILGQLSVPLLVFGFDNEPTFMYCNQQFLLKMGLDEDLLESNPFLWLGQQDRMQFFQYLRTLLDRKQGSGSFVFKDQHNRYFNLVPHAGPLYGREQVVTLIVQDVSRERHLLALNQRMQPYVEQALQGIAVFHVASDSLQVQYINETLARFLGYERNVLLEILHGNALSLFHPEDCSLLLRNIEQMCLSGKYGSLRLRLRTKDQRIFWSEITVRQVGVVGWGQPFSLLFDDINEVMANQQEKKQTLDRLHYALSHNLLTGLYTRQRFYEETRLLLDQHHGTGYVMVYWNIERFSIINELLGFETGNQVLQLVAESLRSFMKDCGVYAHLESDHFAACIPKECCDLEALSHAIDVESISQSIGYTVTVVFGMYEIDDESVPVSQLLDRAHSAAKESRQSYLKSYAFYNPAFRSDTFNEQDVLNEMHQGLSEGQFTFHLQPIYDVHKEHVVCAEALVRWVHPKRGIIAPIQFIPVFERYGFITTLDLYLLDAICAFLASCQEEGEPVVPISLNLSRIDLSNRNIVSHITNTAEKYRIDHRLIHLEVTETAYIDNPDQMCQVVKELQGLGFTILMDDFGTGYSSMNMLYSLPLDILKIDRTFIQALGEGTRSRYIIASLIELGKNLSFPVIAEGVETEEQLNCLKDLGCNLVQGYLYSKPVVQAEFRQLLRKG, translated from the coding sequence ATGAAAGAAGTCCAGAGGAAGGTCAATGAAGGAGGGGCGTTCCTCTCGATCAACAATCTTCCTGGCGGTGTGGGTGTGTATGAGCTGGGTGACACCATCAAAGCGACGTATCTCAGTCGCGGTTTGGCAAAACTCCTGGGTTACAGCAGTGCCGAGTATCACATCTACACCGAATTACATCTGCTTGACGCGGTCCACCCTCAGGACAGGAAGCGTATTGGTTCGCTTTTTTCGAGAATCAAGAAGAGCCATCGAGAAATCGATACGGAATTTCGCATTAAAACAGAAGGGGAGCATTGGATTCGCCTTCTTGGACGCTTCGCTCGATTTCACGGACAATTTCCTGTCTATTACTTTGTTGCCAGCGATACCACCGAAGCACATCAAAGCAGTGTGTTGCTTGAACAACAGAACACCCGCCTTCACTTTGCCTTTACCCATTCAACGTTGGAGATGTGGGAGTATCATGCAGCTACGGACCGGGTGACCACGCTTTCACGCTCCATTCTCGGCGGACATCCACCCATACACATCTCTGATCCTGCAACGTATGTGCTGAAGCAGGAATTGATTCATCCATCCTTCGAGCAGACGCTGAAGCAGGATTTCGAAGACTTGGAGAGAGGCATCGCTCCCGATTCCATCCTGCGTGTGAAGAACAAGCACGGTCTGTACCGATACCTCCGATGCAGCTATTCGTTTTTAAAGGATAATGAAGGGAACAACAGCAGTGCCATCGGAGTGTTTCAGGATGTTCATGACGAGATTGAGACCCGCTTGCAGGTTTTGGGGAAAAACAAGGCTTTTTTCGCTGCATTCAATCTAGAGAGCGGTCGTCCGGTTCTCGCCGACAGTGCTACCAGAAAAATCATGCAGGGTCGGACTAACCTGTATGAGGTCTTTGAGCAGGTACTGAAAACCAGTGTGGAACCTTCATATTTTCATTTGTTCAGCGAAATATCCGATGCTGAAACATTGCAGAAATTTCTTTTATCGGGGCATAAGGAGTTTTCAACCGAGGCTCGGATGCAGCATCCTTCCTATCCCGAAAAAGGCTATCCATGGGTGCGTTTCACCCTGAGTATCGCTACTTCCACCGCTCAGGCAATTGGATACATCTCCATCCAGGATATAGATGTAGATACGATGCGACAGCAACAGTTGATTGAACGGTCTCAGCGCGATTCCCTTACAGGCTTGTTCAATCGCAGTTCACTTGAGGAGATGATAACCGACAGGCTTGAAAACCAAGATAGTGTCGGAGCGTTCTACCTCATCGACATCGATGTATTCAAGCAGATAAACGATACCTACGGACACGACCGTGGGGACAAGGTGCTCAAACAGATAGCAGAGATCCTGCTGTTACACTTTCCGAGCGAAGCGATCTTCGGCAGGCTCGGCGGAGATGAATTTGTCGTATACCTTCCCGATAGTCACGGTGAAGTCTACAGTCATTCCTTGGGAGCTTCGTTCTGCAATGCAGTTGCACGCAATACCGCCTTGGAAATTGCATGTACCTGTTCGGTGGGGATATGTTACAAGAAAGAAGAAGCAATCGGGTTTGGGCAGCTCTACCAGAATGCCGACCTTGCACTGTACAGAGCGAAAGAACAGGGTAGAAATCAATGCGTGTTGTATGACATGTCCATGGATGCAGCGAAACCCTTCACCTGGACGAACCACGAGTGGATTCTTGACAACCTGCCCGATACAATCGCCCTCAGTGATGCTGCAACCTGTGAAATGTTGTTTCTTAATAAGGCCGGCAGACAGAGGTTCGCCCCCATGGGAGGGTACCTTGGCAAACCATGTTATGAGGTGCTCTTTGACAGACAGGGCATCTGTCCGAATTGCATGACCCATGATTTGAACTATGATTCGTACCGACTGTGGGTTTCCACCTCCGACGATGGAACGAGCATGCTGCACAAGGAAAAATTGGTTCAATTTCATGACCGTCCTGCGAAGCTTACCGTGTTGGTCGATCAGGTCAAGCAGGCGCAGGATATCTCTTCCTTGAATTTTCATGGGCTTCAACCACAAAGAACAGACTTGCCTGCTTATTTGGCAAGCCTGCACTATGGGGGGGAAAGCTGGGATTATGACATCGAATGCGATGTGCTGACCATATTGCGTGTTGAAAAGCAAAAGCCGATGAATTTTCAGTTCCCGCTCTTTCTCAAACAGGGTGGTTTCGTGTCATGCATGCATGAAACGGATGCCTTGCTTGTACGCGACGCTTTGAAAGCAAAGGTACTTGATGGAAACGGGGAGCCGATCATCGTCAAGTTGCGTACCGATGAAACATCGAGGCAGTACATTCCCTGCATGCTTACCTGCTTGTATGCTGTTGATGACCAAAAGAGGGTGAGGCGCATCGGTGGCCAGATCATTGAATTTGCAGAGTATGGATTCAGTTGCCGTAAACCTGTCATGCCATCCATTCTCGGTCAGCTGAGTGTTCCTCTTCTGGTCTTCGGTTTTGACAACGAACCAACGTTTATGTATTGCAATCAGCAGTTCCTGCTGAAAATGGGCTTGGATGAGGATTTGCTTGAATCCAATCCCTTCCTCTGGCTTGGACAGCAGGATCGTATGCAATTTTTCCAATACCTGCGGACGTTGCTCGATAGAAAGCAAGGTAGTGGCTCATTTGTCTTCAAGGATCAGCATAATCGATACTTCAACCTTGTGCCTCATGCCGGACCTCTGTATGGAAGAGAACAGGTGGTGACACTCATTGTCCAGGATGTAAGCAGGGAGCGCCATCTTCTGGCCTTGAACCAACGCATGCAGCCTTATGTGGAACAAGCCCTTCAGGGCATAGCCGTGTTCCATGTTGCATCCGACTCATTGCAGGTGCAGTACATCAATGAGACCCTTGCACGGTTTTTGGGATACGAGCGAAATGTGCTTTTGGAAATACTGCATGGCAATGCACTCTCGCTTTTTCATCCAGAGGATTGCAGCCTGTTGCTGAGAAACATCGAGCAGATGTGCCTGAGCGGCAAATACGGGTCGCTTAGGCTTAGGCTGAGAACCAAGGACCAGAGGATTTTCTGGAGTGAGATAACGGTCAGGCAGGTCGGTGTCGTCGGTTGGGGGCAACCGTTCAGCCTGCTGTTTGATGACATCAATGAAGTCATGGCAAACCAACAGGAGAAGAAGCAGACCTTGGACCGATTGCACTACGCACTCAGCCATAATCTGCTTACCGGTCTGTACACCCGGCAGCGCTTTTACGAGGAAACCCGATTACTGCTTGATCAACACCATGGTACTGGCTATGTGATGGTGTACTGGAACATCGAGCGATTCAGCATCATCAACGAGTTGTTGGGATTTGAAACCGGCAATCAAGTTCTGCAACTGGTGGCTGAATCGCTGCGCTCGTTCATGAAAGATTGTGGTGTATATGCACATCTGGAAAGTGATCATTTTGCTGCATGCATTCCCAAGGAATGTTGCGACCTCGAAGCCTTGTCCCATGCCATCGATGTGGAATCGATTTCCCAAAGCATCGGCTACACGGTGACGGTGGTTTTCGGCATGTATGAGATTGATGATGAGAGTGTGCCGGTAAGCCAGCTGCTTGACCGCGCCCATAGCGCTGCAAAGGAGAGCAGGCAGAGCTACCTCAAGAGTTATGCCTTCTATAACCCGGCATTCAGATCAGATACCTTCAATGAGCAGGATGTCCTCAATGAGATGCATCAAGGATTGTCCGAGGGCCAATTCACCTTCCATCTCCAGCCGATTTACGATGTGCACAAAGAGCATGTCGTCTGCGCAGAGGCCTTGGTGCGTTGGGTGCATCCCAAGCGCGGGATCATAGCCCCTATTCAATTCATACCGGTTTTCGAGCGTTACGGGTTCATCACCACCTTGGATCTGTATCTATTGGATGCAATCTGTGCGTTTCTCGCCTCGTGCCAGGAAGAAGGGGAGCCTGTCGTTCCGATTTCCTTGAACCTGTCCCGCATCGACTTGAGCAACCGCAATATTGTAAGCCATATTACGAATACTGCTGAGAAGTACCGGATCGACCACCGCTTGATTCACTTGGAAGTTACCGAGACGGCCTACATCGACAACCCCGACCAGATGTGCCAGGTCGTCAAGGAGCTGCAGGGATTGGGATTCACCATTCTCATGGATGACTTTGGGACCGGGTATTCATCGATGAACATGCTGTACTCGCTTCCTTTGGATATACTTAAGATCGACCGGACATTCATCCAAGCTCTCGGGGAAGGCACGCGAAGCCGCTACATCATTGCATCTTTGATCGAGTTGGGCAAAAATCTCAGTTTTCCTGTCATCGCCGAGGGCGTGGAGACCGAAGAGCAGTTGAACTGCCTCAAGGATCTGGGATGCAACCTTGTTCAGGGGTATCTGTATTCGAAGCCGGTTGTACAAGCTGAATTCAGACAATTACTCAGAAAAGGTTGA
- a CDS encoding YggS family pyridoxal phosphate-dependent enzyme yields MTDLQKNREEILSDIAKAASTYGRNARDITLMAVSKTHPFQAMEELFACGQLVFGENRVQEAQEKLPSGRPQGMRIHLIGHLQTNKAKKALELFDAIDSVDSLKLALKLESLACKSLPILLELKTAPEESKSGFEDEHALFQALETISSFNKVSVKGLMTIGPLAGSETEIRKAFALLRTTAERAKQRFPELDFSTLSMGMSSDYRYAIAEGSTLIRVGTRLFGPREG; encoded by the coding sequence GTGACTGACCTACAAAAGAATCGTGAAGAAATTCTCTCTGATATAGCAAAAGCTGCATCCACCTATGGACGTAATGCAAGGGACATCACCTTGATGGCGGTGAGCAAGACACATCCTTTTCAAGCCATGGAGGAACTTTTTGCGTGCGGGCAGCTGGTCTTTGGTGAGAATCGAGTACAGGAAGCGCAAGAGAAGCTGCCTTCCGGGCGACCACAAGGCATGCGTATACACCTGATCGGGCATTTGCAGACAAACAAGGCGAAAAAGGCTCTTGAACTCTTTGACGCAATAGACAGCGTCGACTCCCTCAAGCTTGCTCTCAAGCTTGAGAGCCTTGCCTGCAAGTCATTGCCCATCCTCCTGGAACTGAAGACTGCCCCCGAGGAGAGCAAGAGTGGGTTTGAAGATGAGCATGCTTTGTTTCAAGCCTTGGAAACAATCTCCTCCTTCAACAAAGTCAGCGTAAAGGGGTTGATGACCATCGGGCCTTTGGCAGGGAGTGAAACAGAGATACGAAAAGCATTTGCATTGCTGAGAACAACGGCGGAACGGGCAAAGCAGCGCTTTCCAGAACTGGATTTCTCAACCTTGAGCATGGGCATGAGCAGCGACTACCGCTATGCCATAGCAGAAGGTTCCACCTTGATACGGGTGGGAACACGACTGTTCGGCCCAAGGGAGGGATGA
- a CDS encoding glycoside hydrolase family 13 protein: MDPNGWKLGVDSKVSWVYVEPLFPKKGEQVVIRIQTGATDRVHTVRLVSFQLGREKQIVLHKVRQSPFSLYEGSVKVLDDPIYWYFMIQAEDRAYSYSTAGLKASVPPLRECFSLRPGLQDVPWVGGAICYQIFPDRFKKGGSHTGAIPGEYSFDGGIVTVHSFDEQPLEYESGRCLDFFNGDLAGIEDSLDHFKKLSVDTLYLNPIGRARTTHRYDCTDFFHVDEKLGGDEAFEHLCNTLHAQGMKIIIDISINHTGTEHPWYKKALSDPHSEEASYYYLNEDDSVACWQDVPTLPQLNYTSEALRDHIYRAPDSVMRSFLKPPYLQDGWRLDVSSEVGRRGDDQLCEEIWREVRLAVKEENPQAYLVGEDWVDSTPFLQGDMWDATMNYLGSSRPMRSWMGETDRYMTDGWGHQPAKTRPFTGDEFAQALQSHLTGMPGQMLGMQMNLINSHDTPRLYNNTELFNWPLYRGLVRLLYLLPGMPNIYYGEEIALAGPYGTVERARYPMQWDENVWNHDFFALYTELGEMRKTYADTLKRGGWAVVASDEHTLTFARYDAALAIVCILSRAETDVIVTFSNAMLCLSTLIEGMKQQVRISTEEVQVALAPCESILFVAKR; encoded by the coding sequence ATGGATCCAAATGGTTGGAAGTTGGGAGTGGACAGCAAAGTCTCCTGGGTGTATGTCGAACCCTTGTTTCCCAAGAAAGGAGAGCAGGTCGTCATACGAATACAGACAGGTGCAACCGATCGCGTACATACTGTGCGTTTGGTCAGTTTCCAGCTTGGCCGGGAGAAACAGATCGTCCTCCATAAGGTACGACAAAGCCCGTTTTCCTTATATGAAGGTTCGGTCAAGGTGCTGGACGATCCGATTTACTGGTACTTCATGATTCAAGCCGAAGACCGTGCCTATTCATACAGTACAGCAGGTCTGAAAGCATCCGTACCACCGCTTCGAGAGTGTTTTTCATTACGGCCAGGCCTTCAGGATGTTCCCTGGGTAGGCGGAGCCATCTGTTATCAGATATTCCCCGATCGCTTCAAAAAAGGCGGTTCTCATACCGGTGCAATACCGGGTGAATACAGCTTTGACGGCGGGATTGTGACTGTACACTCCTTTGATGAACAGCCGCTTGAATATGAGAGCGGGCGATGCCTCGATTTCTTCAATGGTGATCTGGCGGGCATCGAGGATAGCCTCGACCATTTCAAGAAACTCAGCGTCGATACGCTGTATCTGAACCCGATCGGAAGAGCCCGCACGACACACCGTTACGATTGCACCGACTTTTTCCATGTGGATGAGAAGCTCGGAGGCGATGAGGCGTTTGAGCACCTGTGCAACACACTGCATGCACAGGGGATGAAGATCATCATCGATATCTCCATCAACCATACAGGAACCGAACACCCGTGGTACAAGAAAGCGCTTTCAGATCCACACAGTGAGGAAGCTTCATACTACTACTTAAACGAAGACGATTCGGTTGCCTGCTGGCAGGATGTCCCGACACTGCCTCAGCTCAACTATACCAGTGAAGCGCTGCGTGATCACATCTACCGCGCCCCTGATTCTGTTATGAGATCCTTTCTCAAGCCTCCGTATCTGCAGGATGGCTGGCGCCTGGATGTCTCAAGCGAAGTAGGAAGAAGAGGAGATGACCAGCTGTGCGAAGAGATATGGAGAGAGGTGCGGCTTGCTGTAAAAGAAGAGAACCCCCAAGCATACCTGGTGGGGGAGGATTGGGTTGACTCCACCCCGTTCTTGCAGGGCGATATGTGGGATGCAACCATGAACTACCTGGGAAGCAGCCGACCCATGCGATCGTGGATGGGGGAGACCGACCGGTATATGACCGATGGATGGGGTCATCAACCTGCAAAGACAAGGCCGTTCACAGGAGATGAGTTTGCACAGGCGCTGCAAAGTCACCTCACCGGCATGCCGGGTCAAATGCTGGGCATGCAGATGAACCTCATCAACAGCCACGACACCCCCAGACTCTACAACAATACCGAATTATTCAATTGGCCGTTGTACCGAGGCCTCGTCCGACTTCTGTATCTGTTGCCGGGTATGCCGAACATCTATTACGGCGAGGAGATTGCACTGGCCGGCCCGTATGGGACGGTTGAACGGGCACGCTATCCCATGCAATGGGACGAGAATGTATGGAATCACGATTTTTTTGCCCTCTACACCGAATTGGGAGAGATGCGAAAAACCTATGCAGATACACTCAAGCGGGGCGGTTGGGCTGTTGTGGCAAGCGATGAACATACACTCACCTTCGCCAGATACGATGCAGCTCTCGCCATCGTCTGCATACTGAGTCGTGCAGAAACCGATGTCATCGTAACATTTTCCAATGCCATGCTCTGTCTCTCCACATTGATAGAGGGCATGAAGCAGCAGGTGCGAATCAGTACCGAGGAAGTACAGGTAGCGCTTGCACCGTGTGAATCGATTCTCTTTGTCGCAAAACGCTAG
- a CDS encoding putative ABC transporter permease → MQLDLLIGYFFCYAVIGYIVEVLYCSFFEKRLVNRGFLHGPYLPIYGFGSLIIILLFQNHSVHPMLVFILTFLLTSLLEYVTSFLLERLFNAKLWDYSTYPFNLHGRVCLLNSTLFGLLGLLVIYGIHPFVFSLMHALDPRLLDTMSTVIVVVISIDTTSSVFRMAAFQKQLGDFRKKAQEIEDRMALLSKLTTNKPLEQLKLRLDEERDELRLRLESASRRILDAFPSITSVNEEKRLQFETLKQHTKEWRQRRKAFLRRHTRRD, encoded by the coding sequence ATGCAATTGGATCTACTCATTGGATATTTCTTTTGCTACGCTGTTATTGGATACATAGTAGAGGTGCTTTACTGCTCTTTCTTTGAAAAACGGTTGGTCAACCGCGGATTTTTGCATGGTCCGTATCTTCCGATCTACGGGTTCGGTTCGTTGATCATCATCCTGCTTTTCCAAAACCACTCAGTCCACCCCATGCTTGTTTTCATCCTGACATTCCTGTTGACAAGCCTGCTTGAATATGTGACGAGTTTTCTCCTTGAACGGCTCTTCAATGCAAAGCTATGGGATTACAGTACCTATCCCTTCAATCTTCACGGCAGGGTCTGCCTGCTCAACTCAACACTGTTCGGCTTGTTGGGTCTGCTGGTCATCTATGGCATACACCCCTTTGTGTTCTCTTTGATGCATGCATTGGATCCCCGGCTTCTTGACACGATGTCGACCGTAATCGTTGTGGTCATCAGCATCGACACCACCAGTTCGGTATTCAGAATGGCTGCATTCCAAAAGCAGCTTGGGGATTTCCGAAAGAAAGCCCAGGAGATCGAGGATCGAATGGCCCTGCTCTCCAAGCTTACCACAAACAAACCTTTGGAACAGTTGAAACTTCGCCTGGATGAGGAACGTGATGAATTGAGGCTGCGCCTTGAGTCAGCCTCCCGGAGAATATTGGATGCATTCCCCTCGATCACCAGTGTGAACGAGGAGAAACGGCTTCAGTTTGAAACACTGAAACAGCATACCAAAGAGTGGAGACAAAGGCGCAAAGCATTCCTGAGGAGGCATACAAGACGTGACTGA